The Desulfovibrio aminophilus DNA window GCAGAAGACCCTGCAGGTCATCTTCGTGGGCCAGGACAACGCCAAGATCACGGCCATCCCGCTCTCCCGCGTGGTGAAGGCCCCCGACGGCCGCCGCCTGGGCGGCGTGGCCGTGCTGGCCCGCTGGGACGTGTTCACCAAGGCCTTCATCGACCCGGTGCGCTTCGGCGAGCGCGGCTATCCCTTCATGCTCGACGCCCAGGGCCGGATGATCGCCCACGCCACGGACAAGAGCGACATCCTCACCCCGCCGGACGAGATCAACCTCAAGGCCCTGAAGCTCGGCAACGGCGAGCTGTCCTATGAGTGGAAGGGCGAGAAGAAGATCCTGCTCGTGACCACGGACCCGGACACCGGCTGGGTCACCTGCATGAGCGCCTACGTCTCCGAGCTCACCGAGACGGCAACGGCCCAGCGCAACATGCTCATCGGCATCGGCGCGGCCGCCGTGATCCTCCTGGTGGGCGTCATCGCGCTCATCATCCGCCGCCTCGTGGTCCGGCCCATCAACGCCATCGAGGCCTTCACGGCGGCCATCGCCAAGGGCGACTTCACGGCCGTGCTGCCCACCGGCTTCCGCTTCGAGTTCGACCACCTGGCCGGGAACATCCGCACCATGGTGGCCGAGCTGAAGAACAAGCTCGGCTTCGCCCAGGGCGTGCTCAAGGGCTTCGTCATGCCCTGCGCCGTGTTCGACACCAACGACAAGGTCACCTTCACCAACGAGCACATGGTCCGGGCCATCGACAAGAGCGGCGATCCCAAGGGCTACCTGGGCCAGACCTCGGGCCAGTTCATCTACGACGAGACCGGCCGCGACACCGCCGCCACCCGCTCCATGCGCGAGAAGCGCATGCTCCAGGCCGAGATTCCCTATACCTCGCACAAGGGCAACAAGAAGGTCTTCGACGTGACCGCCACCCCCATCCACGACCTGGACGACAACGTCATCGGCACCCTGGCGGTCTGGTTCGAGCTGACCGAAATCCGCGAGCAGCAGAAGAAGATCGCCGCCCAGAACGAGAAGATCGCCAAGGCCGCCGAGGCCGCGGACACGGTCTCCAACCAGGTGGCCTCGGCCTCCGAGGAGCTCTCGGCCCAGATCGAGCAGTCCAGCCGAGGCTCGGAGGAGCAGCGCGCCCGCACCGGCG harbors:
- a CDS encoding cache domain-containing protein, coding for MFRKSISSVLIVSVALAVVLAVAAIVTYVSRSTYNLTLALNEQAMHQMTKATQNSLDLYMDGTQAMAHTLSSQRAVVEALEGDTARADNYLKLYLEANANLQAVLVFDASGKVLVGRESGGRDLAGTDLSGRDYAKDILGGQDRQKTLQVIFVGQDNAKITAIPLSRVVKAPDGRRLGGVAVLARWDVFTKAFIDPVRFGERGYPFMLDAQGRMIAHATDKSDILTPPDEINLKALKLGNGELSYEWKGEKKILLVTTDPDTGWVTCMSAYVSELTETATAQRNMLIGIGAAAVILLVGVIALIIRRLVVRPINAIEAFTAAIAKGDFTAVLPTGFRFEFDHLAGNIRTMVAELKNKLGFAQGVLKGFVMPCAVFDTNDKVTFTNEHMVRAIDKSGDPKGYLGQTSGQFIYDETGRDTAATRSMREKRMLQAEIPYTSHKGNKKVFDVTATPIHDLDDNVIGTLAVWFELTEIREQQKKIAAQNEKIAKAAEAADTVSNQVASASEELSAQIEQSSRGSEEQRARTGEAATAMEEMNATVMEVAKSASTAAELADRAKGQAQNGEQLVRDVVATILRINEQSEILKTDMTELGKQAEGIGQIMNVIADIADQTNLLALNAAIEAARAG